A window of the Sphaerobacter thermophilus DSM 20745 genome harbors these coding sequences:
- a CDS encoding redox-sensing transcriptional repressor Rex, protein MRRGGIPDIVIRRLPIYERTLKQMLSAGVTSISSEELGERIGVTAAQIRRDLSYFGKFGKQGKGYDVARLAEEIAHILKLDRQWDVALAGFGHLGQAIAHYRGFEPNAFRIAAIFARNPEHIGQQVNGTVVLDEAELTPVIREMGIKIGIVAVPAAAAQDVADRMIAGGVRAILNYAPVILKVPESVWVREIDPVSALQSLTYYLDNGDPSHDGRAAPVGESLATEAAGH, encoded by the coding sequence ATGAGACGCGGTGGGATTCCCGACATCGTGATTCGGCGGCTGCCGATCTACGAGCGCACGCTCAAGCAGATGCTGAGCGCGGGCGTGACGAGTATCTCGTCCGAGGAGTTGGGCGAGCGCATCGGGGTGACGGCGGCCCAGATCCGCCGGGACCTCTCCTACTTCGGTAAGTTCGGTAAGCAGGGCAAGGGATACGACGTTGCTCGGCTGGCGGAGGAGATCGCTCACATCCTCAAGCTGGACCGCCAGTGGGACGTCGCACTGGCCGGCTTCGGCCACCTGGGACAGGCCATCGCCCACTACCGGGGCTTCGAACCGAATGCGTTCCGCATCGCCGCGATCTTCGCCCGCAACCCGGAGCACATCGGCCAGCAGGTGAACGGCACCGTGGTCCTGGACGAGGCCGAACTGACGCCGGTCATCCGGGAGATGGGGATCAAGATCGGCATCGTGGCCGTTCCGGCCGCCGCGGCGCAGGACGTGGCCGACCGGATGATCGCCGGCGGGGTGCGGGCGATCCTCAACTACGCCCCGGTGATCCTGAAGGTGCCGGAGTCGGTCTGGGTGCGTGAGATCGACCCGGTCAGCGCCCTGCAGAGCCTCACCTACTACCTCGACAACGGCGACCCCTCCCACGACGGCCGCGCCGCTCCGGTTGGCGAGAGCCTGGCGACCGAGGCGGCCGGGCACTAG
- a CDS encoding DUF4097 family beta strand repeat-containing protein, whose product MSTSEHRIAASGVDVLLIEGTEGDLRVTWTERDDILVRGDYVEIEHDDDRVEISWQSATVANALTSILGIGTGSPVTVELPQTIRRTEITLRTGDLVLDSPRGTVQARVDRGDTIVDGGDGEIEMKLGGGTIRVERFTGPVTASSGAGDVKLTNVTGKVVVSAGAGDVLVQGGTGPVNLKLGAGDAVVDERDCDNLTIKLGTGDAIVRSGTSATTSIHNGLGDIVCRTVLGLGEHSFTTGSGDITVAVQRDIRARIEVITARGKIDSEIPLVSVGKRGPKSVLGRRLVGSIGDGDDRAEIRIRAVRGDVDLRWLTGAGARSTTPVRPAAPPSPSTPEPPVPPTPPALPEAPAPPEGVEAADSDTDVILVGPPAAETPRTDESEFENYQRVILSELAAGTLTVAEAERLLDALAQRQQGQHTTA is encoded by the coding sequence ATGAGTACGAGCGAACACCGTATCGCCGCTTCCGGAGTAGACGTCCTGCTTATCGAGGGCACCGAGGGTGACCTGCGGGTCACCTGGACCGAGCGGGACGACATCCTGGTCCGCGGCGACTACGTCGAGATCGAGCATGACGACGACCGGGTGGAGATCTCCTGGCAGTCCGCCACCGTGGCCAATGCCCTGACCTCCATCCTCGGGATCGGCACCGGCTCGCCCGTCACGGTGGAACTGCCGCAGACCATTCGCCGCACCGAGATCACCCTGCGCACCGGCGACCTGGTGCTCGACAGCCCGCGGGGCACGGTGCAGGCACGGGTCGACCGAGGCGACACCATCGTCGACGGCGGCGACGGCGAGATCGAGATGAAGCTCGGCGGCGGCACGATCCGGGTCGAACGCTTCACGGGCCCGGTCACGGCCAGCTCCGGCGCGGGCGACGTCAAGCTGACGAACGTGACCGGGAAAGTGGTGGTAAGTGCCGGCGCCGGGGATGTCCTGGTCCAGGGCGGCACCGGCCCGGTGAACCTCAAGCTCGGCGCCGGGGACGCCGTGGTCGACGAACGCGACTGCGACAACCTGACGATCAAGCTCGGGACCGGCGACGCGATCGTCCGCAGCGGCACGAGCGCCACGACGAGCATCCACAACGGCCTGGGCGACATCGTCTGCCGCACCGTTCTCGGCCTGGGCGAGCACAGCTTCACCACCGGCTCGGGCGACATCACCGTCGCCGTCCAACGAGACATCCGCGCCCGGATCGAGGTCATCACCGCCCGAGGCAAGATCGACAGCGAGATCCCGCTCGTGAGCGTCGGCAAGCGCGGGCCGAAGAGCGTGCTCGGACGCCGGCTGGTCGGCAGCATCGGCGACGGCGATGACCGTGCCGAAATCCGCATCCGCGCCGTGCGCGGCGATGTGGACCTCCGCTGGTTGACGGGGGCCGGCGCGCGTTCCACCACCCCGGTGCGACCGGCGGCACCTCCATCGCCCTCGACTCCAGAACCGCCGGTGCCCCCGACACCTCCGGCACTGCCCGAGGCGCCCGCACCGCCCGAGGGTGTCGAAGCGGCCGATTCCGACACGGACGTGATCCTGGTGGGTCCACCGGCCGCCGAGACGCCGCGCACCGACGAAAGCGAGTTCGAGAACTACCAGCGTGTGATCCTGAGCGAGCTGGCAGCCGGCACACTCACCGTTGCCGAAGCCGAGCGCCTGCTTGACGCCCTGGCGCAGCGGCAACAGGGCCAGCACACGACCGCGTAG
- a CDS encoding MFS transporter: protein MIATRGQASGANRIPFLALLGANAISMVGTRVTQIAIPWFVLQTTGSAAKTGIVGFAEMLPIIIASFFGGTLVDRIGFKTGSVVSDLLAGATIALIPALHHTVGLEFWQLLILVFFAGLFATPGMTARQSLVPDLAELAGLPLERANAAYQAIPRLSLLVGPALGAALISLVGPSQALWLDAAGYVVSATIVLVGVRGLRRQATVSGSSSRYLDELREGLQFVRQNRLVRTMITVMLVISIVDMPLFSVVLPVYADRVLGSVVALGTIVSAFGAGALAGVLAYGAVGHKLPRRPTLVIAFAACCLSLTPLALGAPLWVIATFMAVEGVISAPINPLAMTLLQEEVPAELRGRAFGLVTALGLAVSPLGLLMAGYIIDYVGLLPMLGLIAVSYLAAAAVCGTAPALRNLSSPPAPEPVPVASTADTDLRHAAGYREGISR from the coding sequence ATGATCGCCACACGCGGCCAGGCCTCCGGCGCTAATCGTATACCCTTTCTGGCACTCCTGGGTGCCAATGCCATCTCGATGGTCGGCACGCGCGTCACTCAGATCGCCATCCCCTGGTTCGTGCTGCAGACGACCGGGAGCGCGGCCAAGACCGGCATCGTCGGCTTCGCCGAGATGCTGCCGATCATCATCGCCTCCTTCTTCGGCGGCACCCTGGTCGACCGCATCGGATTCAAGACCGGCAGCGTCGTCTCCGATCTCCTGGCCGGGGCCACCATTGCGCTCATCCCCGCGCTGCACCACACCGTCGGACTGGAGTTCTGGCAACTCCTGATACTCGTCTTCTTCGCAGGGCTCTTCGCCACCCCCGGCATGACCGCACGCCAGAGCCTCGTACCCGACCTGGCGGAGCTGGCCGGGCTGCCGCTGGAGCGGGCCAACGCCGCCTACCAGGCGATCCCACGGCTCTCGCTCCTGGTGGGCCCGGCGCTCGGCGCGGCCCTCATCTCCCTGGTGGGCCCCAGCCAGGCCCTCTGGCTCGACGCCGCCGGCTACGTCGTGTCAGCGACCATCGTGCTGGTCGGTGTCCGCGGGCTGCGCCGCCAGGCCACCGTGAGCGGATCGTCCTCCCGCTACCTCGATGAGCTGCGCGAGGGGCTGCAGTTCGTCCGCCAGAACAGGCTGGTCCGAACGATGATCACGGTGATGCTCGTGATCAGCATCGTCGACATGCCCCTCTTCTCCGTCGTGCTGCCCGTCTACGCCGACCGCGTCCTCGGCAGCGTCGTCGCGCTGGGCACCATCGTCAGCGCCTTCGGCGCCGGCGCGCTGGCGGGAGTCCTCGCCTACGGCGCCGTCGGGCACAAGCTGCCCCGGCGGCCCACGCTGGTGATCGCCTTCGCCGCGTGCTGCCTCTCGCTCACCCCGCTCGCCCTGGGAGCGCCCCTCTGGGTGATCGCGACATTCATGGCGGTGGAGGGCGTGATCTCGGCGCCGATCAACCCCCTGGCGATGACGCTGCTCCAGGAGGAGGTCCCCGCCGAACTGCGCGGGCGCGCCTTCGGACTGGTCACCGCCCTCGGCCTTGCGGTCTCCCCGCTGGGGCTGCTGATGGCCGGCTACATCATCGACTACGTTGGGCTGCTCCCCATGCTCGGCCTGATCGCGGTTTCCTACCTGGCCGCCGCCGCCGTGTGCGGGACAGCCCCCGCCCTCCGCAACCTGAGCTCGCCACCGGCGCCGGAGCCGGTGCCGGTGGCATCGACGGCCGACACCGACCTCCGCCATGCGGCGGGCTACCGGGAAGGAATCAGCCGATGA
- a CDS encoding branched-chain amino acid ABC transporter permease: protein MSTGTVSPRVETAPTRLGRLGDAAGSVVLFGAIGLFVIWSALTHPSQFVAGLVVGSVLALGALGLTLIYGVLKFAHFAHGDSMMLAAYLAFFALSGNLVGTRGTDVRLPWSFADLPGATERIWRFSFGYGLLLSIVVAAALSAVILILVDRWVYRPLRQRRAGLAIFAIVSLGVAIAMRSLVLMIWGPTPRFYVSGIRPTLQIPGGPRIPTDQLFIVAAAIVLAAVVYFLLYRTTTGRAMRAMADNPDLARVSGIDTEAVVRTTWLVSGGLIAVAGVLLALQSQLKPELGFILLLPVFAAAILGGIGSPHGALVGGLVVGVVQEVAVAVGPLSPGYKFSIAFVILILVILARPRGLFGA, encoded by the coding sequence ATGTCCACGGGGACCGTCTCGCCACGGGTCGAGACCGCACCAACTCGGCTCGGGCGGCTGGGTGACGCGGCCGGCTCGGTCGTGCTCTTCGGCGCGATCGGCCTGTTCGTCATCTGGAGCGCGCTGACGCACCCGAGCCAGTTCGTCGCCGGCCTGGTCGTCGGCAGTGTGCTCGCGCTCGGGGCGCTGGGCCTGACGCTCATCTACGGCGTGCTGAAGTTCGCCCACTTCGCCCATGGCGACTCGATGATGCTGGCGGCCTACCTGGCCTTCTTCGCCCTCTCGGGCAACCTGGTGGGTACGCGCGGGACCGACGTGCGCCTGCCCTGGAGCTTCGCCGACCTGCCGGGCGCCACCGAGCGGATCTGGCGCTTCTCCTTCGGCTACGGCCTACTGCTCTCGATCGTCGTCGCGGCCGCGCTGTCCGCCGTGATCCTGATCCTGGTCGACCGCTGGGTCTACCGGCCGCTACGTCAGCGGCGCGCCGGACTGGCGATCTTCGCCATCGTCTCGCTGGGCGTGGCGATTGCCATGCGCAGCCTGGTGCTCATGATCTGGGGGCCGACCCCCCGCTTCTACGTCTCCGGAATTCGGCCGACGCTGCAAATCCCCGGCGGGCCGCGCATCCCCACCGATCAGCTCTTCATCGTCGCGGCTGCGATCGTCCTTGCCGCGGTCGTCTACTTCCTCCTCTACCGGACGACCACCGGCCGCGCCATGCGCGCCATGGCCGACAACCCGGATCTGGCGCGCGTCAGCGGCATCGACACCGAAGCGGTGGTGCGCACCACCTGGCTCGTCAGCGGCGGACTGATCGCCGTCGCGGGGGTTCTGCTCGCGCTTCAGTCGCAGCTCAAGCCGGAGTTGGGGTTCATCCTGCTCCTGCCGGTCTTCGCCGCCGCGATCCTGGGCGGGATTGGTAGCCCGCACGGGGCGCTGGTGGGTGGACTGGTCGTCGGGGTGGTGCAGGAGGTGGCGGTGGCGGTTGGCCCGCTCAGCCCGGGCTACAAGTTCTCCATCGCCTTCGTCATCCTGATCCTGGTGATCCTGGCTCGGCCGCGTGGACTGTTTGGAGCGTAG
- a CDS encoding ABC transporter substrate-binding protein, which yields MSRRIPWPLALFVAITLLLPILAACGGDGESEPTTAAETPTTSGGTTETATPAPSGSPAASPTSSDSTPTASGEALKIGMLAPFTGDLSDFGPAFWNAAMLAVEEINSAGGVLGQPVELVRADDGTSPQQGVEEARRLVEVERVSAIIGAAASGVTLPVAESVTGPSGIVQISPASTSPALTDANDNDFLFRTTISDAAQGVVLAQLAQEQGFQTACTMYTNNAYGQGLSEVFAREFERLGGQVLAQVPHEQEQASYAAELATCTEGNPDVLAAISYPESARVYLREAVEQGLVENFLFVDGTKSEEQFADLGWDVFEGMWGTAPGALDTEVGDAFDARYEEAYGRRPELPFLRESYDAVYVIALAAQKAGSTDPAAIRDAIREIANPPGETVTPGSEGWARALELIAAGEDINYEGAASPADFDDNGDVLTGAIEVWRVQGSAIVVQETREIDLTQ from the coding sequence ATGTCAAGACGCATCCCCTGGCCGCTTGCGCTGTTCGTCGCTATCACGCTGCTGCTGCCGATCCTGGCAGCCTGCGGTGGGGACGGCGAAAGCGAGCCCACGACCGCGGCCGAGACACCGACCACAAGCGGAGGAACAACGGAGACCGCTACGCCAGCGCCGTCAGGTTCGCCCGCGGCGTCGCCAACCAGTAGCGACAGTACCCCGACCGCATCTGGGGAGGCCCTGAAGATCGGCATGCTGGCGCCGTTCACCGGTGACCTCTCCGACTTCGGCCCGGCCTTCTGGAACGCCGCGATGCTCGCCGTCGAGGAGATCAACTCCGCGGGCGGTGTGCTCGGCCAGCCGGTCGAGCTGGTGCGTGCTGACGACGGCACGTCGCCGCAGCAGGGCGTTGAAGAGGCTCGCCGCCTGGTCGAGGTCGAGCGGGTGAGCGCCATCATCGGCGCCGCCGCCAGCGGCGTGACTCTCCCGGTCGCGGAGTCGGTGACCGGGCCGTCCGGGATCGTGCAGATCTCCCCGGCGTCCACGTCGCCCGCGTTGACCGACGCCAACGACAATGACTTCCTGTTCCGCACCACCATCTCGGACGCGGCGCAGGGTGTCGTCCTGGCACAGCTCGCCCAGGAGCAGGGCTTCCAGACCGCCTGCACTATGTACACGAACAACGCCTATGGCCAGGGCCTCTCCGAGGTCTTCGCCCGTGAGTTCGAGCGGCTCGGTGGGCAGGTCTTGGCCCAGGTGCCGCACGAGCAGGAGCAGGCGAGCTACGCCGCGGAGCTGGCCACCTGCACCGAGGGCAACCCGGACGTCCTGGCGGCCATTAGCTACCCCGAGAGCGCGCGCGTCTACCTGCGCGAGGCTGTCGAGCAGGGGCTGGTGGAGAACTTCCTGTTCGTCGACGGCACCAAGTCCGAGGAGCAGTTCGCTGACCTCGGCTGGGACGTCTTCGAGGGCATGTGGGGAACGGCTCCCGGCGCGCTGGACACCGAGGTCGGTGATGCGTTCGACGCTCGCTACGAAGAGGCCTACGGCCGCCGGCCGGAGCTTCCCTTCCTCCGCGAGAGCTACGATGCCGTGTACGTGATCGCGCTGGCGGCGCAGAAGGCCGGCAGCACCGACCCGGCTGCGATCCGCGACGCGATTCGCGAGATCGCCAACCCGCCGGGTGAAACGGTCACGCCGGGTTCTGAGGGCTGGGCGCGAGCGCTCGAGCTGATCGCGGCCGGCGAAGATATCAACTATGAGGGTGCAGCTAGCCCGGCCGACTTCGATGACAACGGCGATGTGCTCACGGGCGCGATCGAGGTCTGGCGCGTGCAGGGCAGCGCTATCGTCGTTCAGGAAACGCGTGAGATCGACCTGACCCAATAG
- a CDS encoding DUF2089 domain-containing protein — protein sequence MYNAPQQCPTCGSALQIQELACPTCSTIVRGRWAANPFSRLTDDQQTFLLLFVRSRGNLSDVERTLGVSYPTVRGKLEDIIAALEEPEPEPEPEPEPAPAPAPSTEREKILERIARGELTVDEGMAQLRRLQSGGDAR from the coding sequence ATGTACAACGCACCACAACAATGCCCAACCTGCGGTTCCGCGCTTCAGATCCAGGAGCTGGCCTGTCCTACCTGCTCTACGATCGTGCGCGGCCGGTGGGCGGCCAACCCCTTCAGCCGGCTGACCGATGATCAGCAGACGTTCCTGCTGCTCTTCGTGCGCAGCCGCGGCAACCTCAGCGACGTCGAACGAACCCTCGGCGTCTCCTACCCAACCGTGCGCGGCAAGCTCGAAGACATCATCGCGGCGCTGGAAGAGCCGGAGCCGGAACCGGAACCTGAGCCGGAGCCGGCGCCCGCCCCTGCGCCGTCCACGGAGCGTGAGAAGATCCTCGAACGCATCGCCCGGGGCGAGTTGACGGTCGACGAAGGGATGGCACAGCTCCGCCGCCTCCAATCCGGCGGAGACGCTCGCTAG
- a CDS encoding helix-turn-helix domain-containing protein yields the protein MQPVQRQRIGPAIRRLRQERGMTLDALAAQAGISASHLSRLERSQTLPSFTVLAKIAEVLGVGIDEFVRLERDVTLLDADLGRYLDMLGIGPPVRDELFDLSIEARRTLVGCLRQLGEATLPPLATQELVARAARHDDLAEVWRALNRLIRQAGMGGPAFARAWLQLVQTPGHRRILVASRSFFLLPPEADLVAAYQAVFRREAIDPQAVSTWETSEWVRDPAVMRRWPTRMILSRSYLERALDTEKAGPGPDLARAQALNLCARLLDRLDQDANFELAVTDADLGPFNIYCVDEQGGLIERLPERRGRESTVRVGLWVAGPETTAPVAGLVDRLWDSLPETDRSREAVVVWLRRRQAEASERNPAR from the coding sequence ATGCAGCCGGTACAACGGCAGCGGATCGGCCCGGCGATCCGCCGCTTACGGCAAGAACGGGGGATGACACTCGACGCGTTGGCAGCACAAGCGGGCATCTCAGCGTCGCACCTGAGTCGACTCGAACGAAGCCAGACGCTCCCCAGCTTCACGGTCCTGGCCAAGATCGCTGAGGTGCTTGGGGTCGGCATCGACGAGTTCGTGCGGCTCGAGCGCGACGTGACGCTCCTCGACGCCGACCTGGGCCGCTACCTCGATATGCTCGGCATCGGTCCTCCCGTGCGGGATGAGCTGTTCGACCTGTCGATCGAGGCGCGACGCACCCTGGTCGGGTGCCTGCGCCAGTTGGGCGAGGCGACGCTTCCCCCGCTGGCCACCCAGGAGCTGGTGGCGCGTGCCGCGCGCCATGACGATCTGGCCGAGGTCTGGAGGGCGCTCAACCGGCTGATCCGCCAGGCGGGGATGGGCGGGCCGGCCTTCGCGCGCGCCTGGCTGCAACTGGTGCAGACCCCCGGCCACCGGCGCATCCTGGTGGCGAGCCGCAGCTTCTTCCTCCTGCCACCGGAGGCCGATCTGGTCGCGGCCTATCAGGCGGTCTTCCGCCGGGAGGCAATCGACCCGCAGGCGGTTTCCACCTGGGAAACCTCGGAGTGGGTGCGTGACCCCGCCGTGATGCGCCGCTGGCCCACGCGCATGATCCTGAGCCGCAGCTACCTGGAGCGCGCTCTGGACACCGAGAAGGCCGGCCCGGGACCGGACCTCGCGCGGGCGCAGGCGCTCAACCTCTGTGCGCGGCTGCTCGACCGCTTGGACCAGGACGCCAACTTCGAGCTGGCCGTCACGGACGCGGACCTCGGGCCGTTCAACATCTACTGCGTCGACGAGCAGGGCGGCCTGATCGAGCGGCTGCCTGAACGGCGAGGGCGGGAGTCCACGGTGCGCGTCGGGCTCTGGGTCGCAGGACCGGAGACCACGGCCCCGGTCGCGGGGTTGGTCGATCGGCTGTGGGATAGCCTTCCCGAAACCGATCGGAGTCGGGAGGCGGTGGTCGTCTGGCTGCGGCGGCGGCAGGCGGAAGCAAGTGAGAGAAACCCGGCACGTTGA
- a CDS encoding DoxX family protein produces the protein MLSAVRFLARSLLSLAFIVLGWDAAREPGGRVKVVAELGVPQPELAVRANGSLMVAAGAMLMLGIRPRLAALSLVASMVPTTLAGHPFWQVSDPQQRKGQRIHFLKNLSMIGGLLTVALSGDRPCIPCSQPRET, from the coding sequence ATGCTGTCTGCGGTCCGTTTCCTTGCTCGCTCTTTGCTGAGTCTCGCCTTTATCGTGCTCGGCTGGGATGCCGCTCGGGAACCGGGCGGGCGTGTCAAGGTGGTGGCCGAGCTGGGTGTCCCGCAACCGGAACTCGCGGTTCGGGCGAACGGGTCTCTCATGGTCGCGGCCGGTGCGATGCTGATGCTCGGAATCCGTCCGCGGTTGGCCGCCCTGTCGCTGGTGGCATCGATGGTGCCGACCACGCTCGCCGGCCACCCTTTCTGGCAAGTGAGCGATCCGCAGCAGCGCAAGGGGCAGCGCATCCATTTCCTAAAGAACCTTTCCATGATCGGCGGGCTGCTTACCGTTGCGTTGAGTGGCGACCGCCCATGCATCCCTTGTTCACAACCACGGGAAACATGA
- a CDS encoding branched-chain amino acid ABC transporter permease gives MKEASKTTKLIVAAVTVAMILLPLIHSGGSVTAVIGFLVPFVTTVAILAIIAIGLNVQWGYTGIFNFGVVGFFMVGAFVAAIVTKSPADSEFVQYVGGFGDRLAFLPFLDSREWLPFIFGVLAAALASALLALLLALSALRLREDYLAITTIGVAEVLRRVTIEETWLVNGTRGLTGIPRPLAGWFEPNVYRFVFLGLALAMLFLVYLMVERGISSPWGRVLRALREDEDVVAASGKNVFAFKVQGFVLGAAIMGAGGAFFAFQQGAISPETFTHFFGTFIIWAMLVLGGSGNNVGAVVGTFVVWGFWSITLQIQSFKLPVFIVDRISFFRDFIIGALIVVVLLAGPKGLVPERARVSRWLDSRVRELRRQEAATQATATVEPASSPVE, from the coding sequence ATGAAGGAAGCATCGAAGACGACGAAGCTCATCGTCGCGGCCGTCACGGTCGCAATGATCCTCCTCCCACTCATCCACTCCGGCGGGAGCGTCACGGCCGTGATCGGCTTCCTTGTCCCCTTCGTGACGACCGTGGCGATCCTGGCCATTATCGCCATCGGGCTCAACGTGCAGTGGGGCTACACCGGTATCTTCAATTTCGGTGTGGTCGGCTTCTTCATGGTCGGCGCGTTCGTCGCGGCGATCGTCACCAAGTCGCCCGCCGACTCCGAGTTCGTGCAGTACGTGGGCGGCTTCGGAGATCGGCTGGCGTTCCTCCCCTTCCTCGACAGCCGGGAGTGGCTCCCCTTCATCTTCGGAGTGCTGGCGGCGGCGCTGGCCTCGGCGCTGCTGGCGTTGCTCCTGGCGCTGTCGGCGCTGCGGCTGCGCGAAGACTACCTGGCAATCACGACCATCGGCGTGGCCGAGGTGCTGCGGCGGGTGACGATCGAAGAGACCTGGCTGGTCAACGGCACGCGCGGCCTGACCGGCATCCCGCGGCCCCTCGCCGGCTGGTTCGAGCCGAACGTGTACCGCTTCGTCTTCCTGGGCCTGGCCCTCGCGATGCTCTTCCTGGTCTACCTGATGGTGGAGCGCGGCATCAGCTCACCCTGGGGCCGCGTGCTGCGGGCGCTGCGCGAGGACGAGGACGTGGTGGCCGCCAGCGGCAAGAACGTCTTCGCCTTCAAGGTCCAGGGGTTCGTACTCGGCGCGGCGATCATGGGCGCGGGCGGCGCGTTCTTCGCGTTCCAGCAGGGCGCCATCTCGCCCGAGACGTTCACCCACTTCTTCGGCACATTCATCATCTGGGCCATGCTGGTGCTCGGGGGCAGCGGCAACAACGTCGGCGCGGTCGTCGGTACCTTCGTGGTCTGGGGCTTCTGGTCGATCACGCTCCAGATTCAGAGCTTCAAGCTGCCGGTGTTCATCGTAGACCGCATCTCGTTCTTCCGCGACTTCATCATCGGCGCGCTGATCGTCGTGGTTCTGCTCGCCGGCCCCAAGGGGCTGGTTCCCGAGCGGGCGCGGGTGTCGCGCTGGCTGGACAGCCGGGTGCGGGAGCTGCGGCGCCAGGAGGCAGCGACCCAGGCCACCGCCACGGTCGAACCGGCCTCGAGTCCGGTGGAGTAG
- the recN gene encoding DNA repair protein RecN produces MLLELAIRNFAIIRDLRLTFHPGLNALTGETGAGKSIIIDALSAVLGARVSADFVRTGASGAWVEAVFDVRDLAEREDFRTLLAETGVEPEDGTLILTRDISAAGRSAARINGRTVTASTLAQFGSLLVDIHGQSEHLSLLRPAIHVDLLDRYAGTLEERERFAALVHEYHQIRRQIDQIVADERERAHRMDLLRFQVEEITAAKLHPDEEAELERERLVLGNAERLARLAAETYQLLEGADDTGPAPVSGALDQIRLAAERIEELARVDATNEPLANQLREALILLEDVAHGVRVYAEEVEGDPERLAAVEDRLALLKQLKRKYGATIAEVIAYGEQAAQELHDLDTSEQRVEELRHRAAVLLRQIAEQGARLTERRRAACGELEQAVEQAIAELNMGRARFVVDLRPLTSGTVAHLPGDDGRDGPTITFDQTGLDRVEFLIAPNAGETPRPLARIASGGETARLMLALKSILSAADATPTLVFDEVDVGVGGRSGQPVGEKLWSLTGQHQVIVISHLPQIAAFAEAHYRITKDEYDGRTETRIERLDDDARIDELAAMLDGLPVTAASRQNAQEMLARIEQWKRQSGRVPATTR; encoded by the coding sequence ATGCTCCTGGAACTCGCCATCCGCAACTTCGCTATCATCCGCGACCTGCGCCTCACGTTCCACCCCGGCCTGAACGCCCTCACCGGGGAGACGGGCGCGGGTAAGTCGATCATCATCGACGCCCTGAGCGCCGTCCTGGGTGCGCGCGTCTCCGCCGATTTCGTGCGCACCGGCGCGTCCGGTGCCTGGGTCGAGGCAGTCTTCGACGTTCGCGACCTCGCGGAGCGCGAGGACTTCCGCACCCTCCTGGCCGAGACCGGCGTCGAGCCCGAGGACGGCACGCTGATCCTGACCCGCGACATCAGCGCGGCCGGGCGCAGTGCCGCCCGTATCAACGGCCGCACCGTCACTGCCAGCACCCTCGCCCAGTTCGGCTCGCTGCTGGTGGACATCCACGGCCAGAGCGAGCACCTCTCGCTCCTGCGCCCCGCTATCCACGTCGACCTGCTCGACCGCTATGCCGGGACGCTGGAGGAGCGTGAGCGGTTCGCCGCCCTCGTCCACGAGTACCACCAGATCCGCCGCCAGATCGACCAGATCGTCGCCGACGAGCGGGAGCGCGCGCACCGGATGGACCTGCTCCGCTTCCAGGTCGAAGAGATCACCGCCGCCAAGCTGCACCCGGACGAGGAAGCCGAGCTGGAGCGCGAGCGGCTCGTGCTCGGCAACGCCGAGCGGCTGGCGCGCCTCGCCGCCGAGACGTACCAGTTGCTCGAAGGGGCTGACGACACCGGGCCTGCTCCGGTCTCCGGCGCGCTCGACCAGATCCGGCTGGCGGCCGAGCGGATCGAAGAACTTGCGCGGGTCGACGCGACGAACGAGCCCCTGGCGAACCAACTGCGCGAGGCGCTCATCCTGCTGGAGGATGTCGCCCACGGGGTGCGGGTCTACGCCGAGGAGGTCGAAGGAGACCCGGAGCGCCTGGCGGCGGTCGAGGATCGGCTGGCGCTCCTCAAGCAGCTCAAGCGCAAGTACGGCGCGACAATCGCCGAGGTCATCGCCTACGGCGAGCAGGCCGCCCAGGAACTCCACGACCTGGACACCAGCGAGCAGCGGGTCGAGGAGTTGCGCCACCGTGCCGCTGTCCTGCTGCGACAGATCGCCGAGCAGGGCGCGCGGCTGACCGAACGCCGCCGCGCCGCCTGCGGCGAGCTGGAGCAGGCGGTCGAGCAGGCCATCGCCGAGTTGAACATGGGCCGGGCCCGCTTCGTGGTCGACCTGCGCCCCCTGACGAGCGGCACCGTCGCCCACCTCCCGGGCGACGACGGCCGTGACGGCCCGACGATCACCTTCGATCAGACCGGACTCGACCGCGTCGAGTTCCTGATCGCCCCCAACGCCGGGGAGACACCCCGGCCACTGGCCCGCATCGCCTCCGGCGGGGAGACCGCCCGCCTCATGCTCGCCCTCAAGTCGATCCTCTCCGCGGCCGACGCCACCCCCACCCTGGTCTTCGACGAGGTCGACGTCGGCGTCGGCGGCCGCAGTGGCCAGCCGGTGGGCGAGAAGCTCTGGTCACTGACCGGGCAGCACCAGGTCATCGTCATCAGTCACCTGCCGCAGATCGCCGCCTTTGCCGAGGCCCACTACCGCATCACCAAGGACGAGTACGACGGCCGGACCGAGACGCGCATCGAGCGCCTCGACGACGACGCTCGCATCGATGAGCTGGCCGCCATGCTCGACGGCCTGCCGGTCACCGCCGCCTCCCGTCAGAACGCCCAGGAGATGCTGGCCCGCATCGAGCAGTGGAAGCGCCAATCCGGCCGCGTCCCCGCCACCACCCGCTAG